The Coffea arabica cultivar ET-39 chromosome 9c, Coffea Arabica ET-39 HiFi, whole genome shotgun sequence nucleotide sequence GCTCAGCCCTGCAGCATTGCTAGACTCACCAGTCATGCTCCCCAATTCTCAGGTGCATATCTCCAGCCCTCCCTTCCTTTTATCAGGGCCTGAAAGGAACAAATGAATACATTCTTCAATGTTGATCACAGATTACAGTTTATGAATTGTTATTTGGATGTGCGTTGTGGATGCTTGTGATATATGCTTGGCGTTGCGTTTATTTATTCTTCATTTGTATGTAAACAGCCATCTCCCACTACTGGAACCCTTCAATTACTTCATTCCAACCATGACAGCTCTGTGCTTAACTCAGACAGTCCTGCTGCTGATAGGGATAAGGGCAGTGCCATTCATACTTCGAACCCTTTCAAGCCTCCTGCTGATCCAACTCCTATTATATCAGGTCCCCTGAGTTCAGAAAATCAGGTATGTCTATTAAACTGCACCAATTTGATGCACTTCCGGAAGGTTTTCTGTTCCTCCATAGACTAAATTGAATTCATGGTTAGAGCTGACGAAAAAAGTATTTCTTGTATCCAGCTACCAATGACTTCAAAATCTCCACCAGAGTCTAGAATTGAAGCTTCTGTAAAGAGCTGTGCCTTAGAAAgatcaattaaaacaaacatTTTCAAGACTATGCCTCAGAAGGCTAACCATGTGAACTCGCAAACACCAAATATAAGCGTCGTGAATAATCAATTACCTCATCTCAGGGAAGGTATCAAATCAGAAACGGGAATACAAGAATTACACCGGGAGGACCAAAAAGGGACATATCCAGGTGCTGCCGAAATGTCCAGAAATGCAGAAGATGGCTACAGTTGGAGGAAGTATGGGCAGAAACATGTTAAAGGAAGTGAATATCCAAGGAGCTACTACAAATGTAATAACTCAAATTGCCCCGTGAAGAAGAAGGTTGAGCGTTCCCACGATGGCGAGATAACAGAAATCATTTATAAGGGTGCTCATAATCATCCGAAACCTCACCCTCGCATAAGCCTAGGTCCTCCATCTCAATCGAGTGAAATGTTGGAGACAAGTGAAGGAAGTGAACCTGGTCTAAAAGCTGAAAACAGGACAGGTTGGAGATTCAATAATCAACTAATCAGGAGTAAGGATTTTAGAATTACTTCAGAttggagaccaaatggcatgGAACGAACATCTTCAACTTCTGTTTTGACGGAGATTTTGGATCCTTTAGCAACCACTCAAGGAAAATCTGCCAAGGCATTTGGATCGACTGAAACTCCAGAGATTGCATTAACTGCTGCTTACCAAGATGGGGAAGATGACGATCGGGCAACCCAAGGGAGCACATCTCAGGGTGATGAAGCTGATGCAGATGAATCTGAGCCTAAAAGGAGGCAAGTTATCTTCTACTTTTGTACTCTCCAATGTCAGCCCTGTTTTACAACCTTTAACGTGTAGTAGTTGGAAACTCAGAATTCGCATGTTAGTGTACTGACATTTATTTATTGAAGCAACAAAAATAAGCACATTTTGTTGTTCAATCTTTTGTTTATATCAGGAAGAAAGAAGTCTTCTCAACAGAAGCATATCTGCCATCGAGGTCTACCCGTGAACCCAGAGTCATAGTCCAGATAGAAAGTGAAATTGATGTCCTGGATGATGGATACCGCTGGAGAAAATATGGACAAAAGGTTGTAAAAGGAAATCCAAACCCAAGGTAAGTGAAGTTTCATTAGAAGAAGTACGTAGGGACATGCAAAAGAAAATTACTGAACTCGAAGGCATTTCAGTTGTTGGACATGTTCGTTCTTTTCGTACGCTTAAATGAGCTTTTGATAACATTTTACTGCAATGTAACGAATGTGCAACTCTCCGACTTCTGTCCACAtcatttctttctctctttttttttttttttgccagttTACTGGAAAATTTGAAGTTCTTGTTTCCATTTCAGACTGATAATACAAGTGGTATTGTTGCTTTTTAACTCGGTATTTACATGTAACACGAATTGCATTGCTGCAAACAGGAGCTACTATAAATGCACGAGTGCAGGATGCCCTGTAAGGAAGCATGTTGAAAGGGCCTCTGACGATATAAAATCAGTACTAACAACATATGAGGGGAAACACAACCATGAAGTCCCCACAAACAAAACTAGCG carries:
- the LOC113709061 gene encoding WRKY transcription factor SUSIBA2-like, producing MEVNGETFNDWGALVVVDEFESKPGEDYGETERNNIGDICTNGVNGASDNSSININNNENGNNDVHLDDQSKKSSSSSSPEVEFRGSIAERRAAKFGFDASRINVAKFEVSTSPSSPLVRSPYLTIPSGLSPAALLDSPVMLPNSQPSPTTGTLQLLHSNHDSSVLNSDSPAADRDKGSAIHTSNPFKPPADPTPIISGPLSSENQLPMTSKSPPESRIEASVKSCALERSIKTNIFKTMPQKANHVNSQTPNISVVNNQLPHLREGIKSETGIQELHREDQKGTYPGAAEMSRNAEDGYSWRKYGQKHVKGSEYPRSYYKCNNSNCPVKKKVERSHDGEITEIIYKGAHNHPKPHPRISLGPPSQSSEMLETSEGSEPGLKAENRTGWRFNNQLIRSKDFRITSDWRPNGMERTSSTSVLTEILDPLATTQGKSAKAFGSTETPEIALTAAYQDGEDDDRATQGSTSQGDEADADESEPKRRQVIFYFCTLQSYLPSRSTREPRVIVQIESEIDVLDDGYRWRKYGQKVVKGNPNPRSYYKCTSAGCPVRKHVERASDDIKSVLTTYEGKHNHEVPTNKTSGLPSASNSPPDVSDPNSSLIVPRNPSISNRELQVQDLPLHYEMKPALGNHDFLRSNLLGDFVTDHMQIGASSIYQMKFPPTPLQNPLSYSTFLMNSSGSDSRVSCQKFPPVVPDFPMSIPINVPRSSPNMALNNAFHSFNHNQTIPNATAVRCQHITEGDLRFLRPKEEKEDNLYETCLATPDNSNVTSSTEFCRSNGNFPS